In one Mycoplasmopsis canis PG 14 genomic region, the following are encoded:
- the rsmA gene encoding 16S rRNA (adenine(1518)-N(6)/adenine(1519)-N(6))-dimethyltransferase RsmA, giving the protein MRDKKEVFAKKKFGQNFLHDKNIIQKIVSLVDVSGLNVVEIGPGRGAITKELVKKVNKLTAYEIDEDMIKILQNEISSDNFELIYKDFLKADISNLEKSIVIANIPYYITSDILFKIFENRDKFTQAILMVQKEVAERLVANYKTHDYSKLTVSAQFLSDVKIEFIVPSGCFVPAPKVDSAIISLKFKEGISNQRWFELMDFFKLCFSNRRKKLSFALKSKYSIEQINNSFVKLGLNDNSRIQELRIEEIVRLYDYLKK; this is encoded by the coding sequence ATGAGAGATAAAAAAGAAGTATTTGCTAAGAAAAAGTTTGGTCAAAACTTTTTACATGATAAAAATATTATTCAAAAAATAGTTTCATTAGTTGATGTATCCGGACTTAATGTTGTTGAAATAGGACCAGGACGAGGCGCTATAACTAAGGAATTAGTTAAAAAAGTAAATAAATTAACTGCATATGAGATTGATGAAGATATGATTAAGATACTACAAAATGAAATTAGTTCTGATAATTTTGAATTAATTTATAAAGATTTTTTGAAAGCAGACATTAGCAACTTAGAAAAATCAATTGTTATCGCCAATATTCCGTATTACATTACAAGTGATATTTTGTTTAAAATTTTTGAAAATAGAGACAAATTTACCCAAGCTATTTTAATGGTACAAAAAGAAGTTGCTGAAAGACTTGTTGCAAATTATAAAACACATGATTATTCCAAATTAACTGTTAGTGCACAATTTTTATCTGATGTAAAGATAGAATTTATAGTTCCTTCAGGTTGTTTTGTCCCTGCACCAAAAGTGGATTCTGCTATTATTTCTCTAAAATTCAAAGAAGGAATTTCTAACCAAAGGTGATTTGAATTGATGGACTTTTTTAAATTATGTTTTAGCAACAGAAGAAAAAAACTTAGCTTTGCTCTTAAATCTAAATATTCAATTGAGCAAATCAATAATTCATTTGTTAAGTTAGGCCTTAATGATAACTCAAGAATACAAGAATTAAGAATAGAAGAAATTGTTCGACTTTATGATTATTTAAAAAAATAA
- a CDS encoding TatD family hydrolase, whose protein sequence is MSKKRNMFIDAHCHVSSKAYQDFHIEEIVLASKYNNIEFFINNGGHPEENLEVIELAKKYYVFKACIGIHPEAGENGDDYLKIKQLLEDNKEHIIGIGEIGLDYYYDDAPSRENQINSMENQIKLAYENNLPVVIHIRDKEGEFLAYEDTYKILKKYPNLKSMLHTFAGNVEWAKKFMEFPNLFFSFSGVVTFGSSNTTREVIEFLPLERILNETDSPFLRVHPYSGQKNEPNTVLYVYYYIAGIKKVGLDKYVDRINKNVRKLFNL, encoded by the coding sequence ATGAGTAAAAAAAGAAACATGTTTATTGATGCACATTGTCATGTATCATCAAAGGCTTATCAAGATTTTCATATTGAAGAAATTGTTTTAGCTTCAAAATATAACAATATTGAGTTCTTTATCAATAATGGTGGTCACCCAGAAGAAAATCTTGAAGTTATAGAACTAGCTAAAAAATATTATGTTTTTAAAGCTTGTATAGGAATTCACCCTGAAGCTGGTGAAAACGGTGATGATTATTTGAAAATAAAACAATTATTAGAAGATAATAAAGAACACATAATTGGTATTGGTGAAATTGGGTTAGATTATTATTATGATGATGCGCCTTCAAGAGAAAACCAAATTAATAGTATGGAAAACCAAATTAAATTAGCCTACGAAAATAATTTACCTGTGGTAATACATATCAGAGATAAAGAGGGTGAGTTTTTAGCTTATGAGGATACTTATAAAATCTTGAAAAAGTATCCTAATTTAAAATCAATGTTGCATACCTTTGCTGGCAATGTAGAATGAGCCAAGAAATTTATGGAATTCCCTAACTTATTTTTTTCTTTTAGTGGCGTTGTTACTTTTGGCTCATCAAATACAACTAGAGAAGTTATTGAATTTTTACCTTTAGAGAGAATTTTGAATGAAACTGATTCACCGTTTTTAAGAGTCCATCCATATTCTGGGCAAAAAAATGAACCTAATACAGTCTTATATGTTTACTATTATATTGCGGGTATTAAAAAAGTTGGTTTAGACAAGTATGTAGATAGAATTAACAAAAATGTAAGGAAATTATTTAATTTATAA
- the eno gene encoding phosphopyruvate hydratase codes for MSAIKKIHAREVLDSRGNPTVQVEVYTQLGGYGSAMVPSGASTGSREALELRDKGSKYEGNWFGGKGVMLAVDNVNKHIAPAIEGIEVTDQRKIDQIMIKLDGTPTKSKLGANAILGVSLAVARAAAHELDLPLYKYLGGFNAHQLPVPMLNVINGGEHASNTIDFQEFMIMPVGAKSLREALQMANFVFHNLAKLLKKHGHGVQVGDEGGFAPNFKSHEEALDFLVEAIKVSGYVPATSGEKAVAIAMDCASSELYENGVYTFGKLKAAIDSKQPGFEELKNVKLTYTTDEMIAYLKGLINKYPIISIEDGFAESDWEGFKKFTKEVGNKVQIVGDDLTVTNTAILKRAIEEKSMNSILIKVNQIGSLTETFDAIQMAQKANMTAVVSHRSGETEDTTIADIAVAMNAGQIKTGSMSRTDRIAKYNRLLAIEEELGEASEFQGVKSFYNINK; via the coding sequence ATGTCAGCAATTAAAAAAATTCATGCTCGTGAAGTTTTAGATTCACGTGGTAATCCTACTGTTCAAGTAGAAGTTTATACACAATTAGGTGGATATGGATCAGCAATGGTTCCTTCAGGTGCTTCAACAGGTTCACGTGAAGCATTAGAATTAAGAGATAAAGGTTCAAAATACGAAGGTAACTGATTTGGAGGGAAAGGTGTTATGTTAGCTGTTGATAATGTTAACAAACACATTGCTCCTGCTATTGAAGGAATTGAAGTTACAGATCAACGTAAAATTGACCAAATTATGATCAAATTAGATGGTACACCAACAAAATCAAAATTAGGTGCTAATGCTATTTTAGGTGTTTCATTAGCTGTTGCTCGTGCTGCAGCACATGAATTAGATTTACCATTATACAAATACTTAGGTGGATTTAATGCACACCAATTACCAGTTCCTATGTTAAACGTTATTAACGGTGGAGAACATGCTTCAAATACAATTGACTTCCAAGAATTTATGATTATGCCTGTTGGAGCAAAATCATTAAGAGAAGCATTACAAATGGCTAACTTTGTTTTCCATAACTTAGCAAAATTACTTAAAAAACACGGACACGGTGTTCAAGTTGGTGATGAAGGTGGATTTGCTCCAAACTTTAAGTCACATGAAGAAGCACTTGACTTCTTAGTTGAAGCTATTAAAGTTTCAGGATATGTTCCTGCAACATCAGGTGAGAAAGCTGTTGCTATTGCAATGGACTGTGCTTCATCAGAATTATATGAAAATGGTGTATATACATTTGGAAAATTAAAAGCTGCTATCGATTCAAAACAACCAGGATTTGAAGAACTTAAAAATGTTAAATTAACATATACAACTGATGAAATGATCGCATACTTAAAAGGATTAATTAATAAATATCCAATTATTTCAATTGAAGATGGATTCGCAGAAAGTGATTGAGAAGGATTTAAGAAATTCACTAAAGAAGTTGGAAATAAAGTACAAATCGTTGGTGATGATTTAACAGTAACAAATACAGCAATTTTAAAACGTGCTATTGAAGAAAAATCAATGAACTCAATTTTAATTAAAGTTAACCAAATTGGTTCATTAACAGAAACATTTGATGCTATTCAAATGGCTCAAAAAGCAAATATGACTGCTGTTGTTTCACACCGTTCAGGAGAAACAGAAGATACAACAATTGCTGATATTGCAGTTGCTATGAATGCAGGACAAATTAAAACAGGTTCAATGTCAAGAACAGACCGTATCGCTAAATACAACCGTTTATTAGCTATTGAAGAAGAATTGGGTGAAGCATCAGAATTTCAAGGTGTAAAATCATTCTACAACATTAATAAATAG
- a CDS encoding phosphatidate cytidylyltransferase, producing the protein MNKINKEQRSNIFKERVIPAILMTLFILIFMLLIRYSLYWSASQINNDSLYWFLICISLIIVFALAFWAFFELAKSFLKNNILAFFQASLMLLSLLLWIRMYDLFKFQRADYTISLNLLHETIIYDYIYWIILFVNVIVFMISRALDLGKQTNVIGLLRNALHFFITFLVISAFFKTFLFLNLIKSGIFYILLFVIISVAHDIGGFFGGMLFGHKFFRNKLAPTISPKKTYEGAIVGILSSIIISIIFSLSYYGGSRAYAIDNDLISLLTQGGGRTIVLIVFLVLAPIFALTGDLYFSFVKRTVEIKDFSRILRGHGGLLDRIDSITFVFFLFLILSRAL; encoded by the coding sequence ATGAATAAAATTAATAAAGAACAAAGAAGTAATATTTTTAAAGAAAGAGTTATTCCAGCAATATTAATGACATTGTTTATTCTGATATTTATGCTGTTAATTAGATATTCACTTTATTGGTCAGCATCACAGATCAATAATGACTCGTTATATTGATTTTTAATTTGCATTTCTTTGATAATAGTTTTCGCATTAGCATTTTGAGCATTTTTTGAACTGGCTAAAAGTTTTCTGAAAAATAACATTTTAGCTTTTTTTCAAGCAAGCTTAATGCTGCTTAGTTTACTCTTATGAATAAGGATGTATGATCTTTTTAAATTTCAAAGAGCAGATTATACTATTTCACTAAATTTATTACATGAGACAATAATATATGATTACATTTATTGAATTATTTTGTTTGTTAATGTAATTGTCTTTATGATTTCAAGAGCATTAGATTTAGGTAAACAAACTAATGTTATTGGATTATTGAGAAACGCATTGCATTTCTTTATTACATTTTTAGTTATCTCAGCATTTTTTAAAACTTTTCTATTTTTAAATCTTATTAAATCAGGAATTTTTTACATATTGCTGTTTGTAATAATTTCGGTAGCTCACGACATAGGAGGTTTTTTTGGGGGAATGCTTTTTGGGCATAAATTTTTTAGAAACAAATTAGCTCCAACAATAAGTCCTAAAAAGACATATGAAGGAGCTATTGTAGGTATTTTAAGCTCAATAATTATTTCAATTATTTTCTCTTTATCTTATTATGGTGGTTCACGAGCATACGCTATTGATAACGATTTGATATCACTACTAACTCAAGGTGGTGGTAGAACTATAGTATTGATAGTTTTTCTTGTTTTAGCTCCAATTTTTGCTTTAACTGGAGATCTTTATTTTTCATTTGTTAAAAGAACAGTGGAAATAAAAGATTTTTCCAGAATTTTAAGAGGTCATGGTGGTTTATTAGATAGAATTGACAGCATTACCTTTGTTTTCTTTTTATTCTTAATTTTATCTAGAGCGTTATAA